One window of the Asticcacaulis sp. SL142 genome contains the following:
- a CDS encoding sigma-70 family RNA polymerase sigma factor yields MTLVKLKVRLGIYAIARNLRIDNLRKLQRVKELPEDLWAPEPDRAADDAVITAQSVKSMAALMQNLPPEQMEVIRLSFFEDLSHGEIAAALSIPLGTVKSRLRLAMMRLKSAYEASLAKDPVLRS; encoded by the coding sequence TTGACCCTAGTAAAGCTCAAGGTTCGACTTGGAATCTATGCCATTGCCCGCAATCTGCGCATTGATAATCTGCGTAAGCTTCAGCGCGTCAAGGAATTGCCCGAAGATCTGTGGGCGCCTGAGCCGGATCGGGCCGCCGATGACGCGGTGATCACCGCTCAGTCGGTTAAGTCCATGGCCGCCCTGATGCAGAACCTGCCGCCGGAGCAGATGGAAGTCATCCGGCTGTCGTTTTTTGAAGACCTGTCCCACGGTGAAATTGCCGCCGCCCTGTCGATACCGTTGGGCACCGTTAAATCCAGACTGCGCCTGGCCATGATGCGCCTCAAAAGCGCGTATGAAGCCTCGCTCGCCAAAGACCCTGTGTTAAGATCATGA
- a CDS encoding sigma factor produces MSTLTLDPAAFTAEVFDVRPQIGASYIMSHDDLRAATVEALILKIAVDRDRAAYARLFSQFAPRLKAFMMGRGMNASEAEDLAQDTLLNVWRKAHYFDPSKAQGSTWNLCHCPQSAH; encoded by the coding sequence ATGTCGACCCTGACCCTGGACCCCGCCGCCTTCACCGCGGAAGTGTTTGACGTGCGCCCTCAGATTGGCGCATCATACATTATGTCTCATGACGACCTGCGTGCTGCCACGGTAGAGGCCCTGATCCTTAAAATCGCCGTTGATCGCGACCGGGCGGCCTATGCGCGTCTGTTTTCGCAGTTTGCGCCAAGACTCAAAGCCTTCATGATGGGGCGCGGGATGAATGCGTCTGAGGCCGAAGATCTGGCGCAGGACACGCTGCTCAATGTCTGGCGCAAGGCCCACTATTTTGACCCTAGTAAAGCTCAAGGTTCGACTTGGAATCTATGCCATTGCCCGCAATCTGCGCATTGA
- a CDS encoding NAD(P)/FAD-dependent oxidoreductase, translated as MSDSHIYDPIKPFDPHGPHADFSFSRLPLGEDRQRVAIIGTGIAGLSAAWMLKDRYELTVFEKTAKPGGHSHSFNAGTEDAPLWIDMGFIVFNNPCYPNLLNLFDHLGVAHEPSDMSFGVSVDQDGPRHLEYASTSLNGLFAQRRNLIRPRFLSLLSDIMRFYKHAPIDTKALTSDSYTLGEYLTDKRYGRAFIDDHLLPQAAAIWSTSAREIMDYPLKAFIAFFENHGLLRLKDRVPWRTVTNGSQAYVEKLTATFTDRIVTNTAIRTVIRHEREVIVIDEQDRAHRFDHVIFATHTPDTLAMLGDPDDMETDILGGISYTPNTVVLHTDANLMPKRRHAWSSWNYIGKGADHDRQLCVSYWMNRLQNLKTDTDYFVTLNPVTPVDPAKIISVVEFDHPLFNARALKSQQHIGLIQGVRRTWFCGAWMGHGFHEDGLQSGLAVAEALSGMRRPWAFDPAQSRIAWRPKPADYAADVVAEKLNERALPRPC; from the coding sequence ATGTCCGACAGCCATATTTATGACCCTATCAAGCCGTTTGACCCGCATGGCCCACATGCTGACTTCAGCTTTAGCCGCCTGCCACTGGGCGAAGATCGTCAAAGGGTCGCCATCATCGGCACCGGCATTGCCGGACTGTCAGCAGCTTGGATGCTCAAAGACAGATACGAACTGACGGTGTTTGAAAAAACTGCCAAACCCGGTGGCCATTCCCACAGCTTTAATGCCGGGACAGAAGATGCCCCGCTGTGGATCGACATGGGTTTTATTGTCTTTAATAACCCTTGTTACCCCAACCTTTTGAATTTGTTTGACCATCTGGGCGTGGCCCATGAGCCGTCAGACATGTCGTTTGGCGTCAGTGTCGATCAGGACGGGCCGAGGCATCTCGAATATGCCTCAACCAGCCTCAATGGCCTGTTTGCCCAGCGTCGCAACCTGATCCGGCCTCGGTTTTTGAGTCTGCTTAGCGATATCATGCGCTTTTACAAACACGCGCCGATTGATACCAAGGCCCTGACCTCAGACAGCTACACTTTAGGCGAATATCTGACTGATAAGCGTTATGGCCGGGCATTTATCGACGATCATCTGCTGCCACAGGCGGCGGCGATCTGGTCAACCTCAGCGCGGGAGATCATGGATTATCCGCTTAAGGCCTTCATTGCGTTCTTTGAAAATCACGGCCTGCTGCGCCTGAAAGACCGCGTGCCGTGGCGGACGGTGACGAACGGCTCTCAGGCCTATGTCGAAAAATTGACGGCGACATTCACAGACCGCATCGTCACCAACACCGCCATCCGAACCGTGATCCGCCATGAGCGCGAAGTCATTGTCATTGATGAGCAAGACCGCGCTCACCGCTTTGATCATGTGATTTTCGCCACCCATACGCCCGATACGCTGGCCATGCTCGGTGATCCCGATGACATGGAAACCGATATCCTAGGCGGCATCAGCTACACGCCCAACACGGTGGTCCTGCATACCGACGCGAACCTGATGCCCAAGCGCCGCCATGCCTGGTCAAGCTGGAACTATATCGGTAAGGGCGCGGACCATGACCGCCAGTTGTGTGTCAGCTACTGGATGAACCGGCTTCAGAACCTGAAAACCGACACGGATTATTTTGTCACCCTCAATCCGGTGACGCCGGTCGATCCGGCCAAAATCATTTCAGTCGTCGAGTTTGACCACCCGCTGTTTAATGCCCGCGCGCTCAAGTCTCAGCAGCATATTGGGCTTATTCAGGGCGTGCGGCGGACGTGGTTTTGTGGGGCGTGGATGGGTCATGGCTTTCACGAAGACGGCCTGCAATCCGGATTGGCGGTGGCGGAAGCCTTGAGCGGGATGAGGCGTCCATGGGCGTTTGATCCGGCCCAAAGCCGCATTGCTTGGCGGCCCAAACCGGCCGACTATGCGGCCGATGTAGTTGCCGAGAAACTGAATGAACGCGCCCTTCCCCGCCCCTGCTGA
- a CDS encoding DUF1365 domain-containing protein — MNAPFPAPAEHKINRPDALAAGLYAGDVLHVRYAPKSHRLSYKVFQVLLDLDHLDADIKPLKWLSLNRFGWLSFHETDHGPDQADTARPLKDRVVRHLKSRDMYAEGDRLFLLTMPRVLGYVFNPISLYFVQAPDGQMRCVVYEVNNTFGDRHSYVLPVETAARHIHQYSPKRLHVSPFMDMDMSYDFDLTAPRETFALKIMLRQKGENMLLAAFTARREALSDKALMQQFWGLPLMTLGVMAGIHWEALKIWLKGIKYRPKPPTAKSSASVG, encoded by the coding sequence ATGAACGCGCCCTTCCCCGCCCCTGCTGAGCATAAAATCAACCGGCCAGATGCGCTGGCTGCAGGTCTTTATGCGGGGGATGTGTTGCATGTCCGCTATGCGCCGAAATCGCACCGGCTGAGCTATAAGGTGTTTCAGGTGCTGCTCGATCTGGATCATCTGGACGCCGACATCAAACCCCTTAAATGGTTATCGCTCAACCGGTTTGGCTGGCTTAGCTTCCATGAGACCGACCACGGCCCGGATCAGGCCGACACAGCCCGACCACTCAAAGACCGCGTGGTGCGCCATCTGAAATCGCGTGACATGTACGCAGAAGGCGACCGGTTGTTTTTGCTGACCATGCCGCGGGTGCTGGGCTATGTGTTCAACCCGATCAGCCTCTATTTCGTGCAGGCACCGGATGGCCAGATGCGCTGTGTGGTCTATGAGGTCAACAACACCTTTGGCGATCGCCACTCTTATGTCTTGCCGGTTGAGACAGCCGCCCGCCACATCCATCAGTACAGCCCCAAACGGCTGCATGTGTCACCGTTCATGGACATGGATATGAGCTATGATTTTGACCTGACCGCCCCGCGTGAGACCTTTGCGCTCAAGATCATGCTGCGGCAAAAGGGAGAGAATATGCTGCTGGCGGCCTTTACAGCCCGGCGTGAGGCCTTGAGCGATAAGGCCCTGATGCAGCAGTTTTGGGGCCTGCCGCTGATGACGCTGGGGGTCATGGCCGGCATACATTGGGAAGCGCTGAAAATCTGGTTGAAAGGCATCAAGTACCGCCCAAAACCGCCGACGGCTAAATCTTCGGCCTCAGTCGGGTGA
- a CDS encoding Lrp/AsnC family transcriptional regulator yields the protein MANSDKFSDLDSFDRELIKVLRADARATAAELGEKVGLSPSAAHRRVKILEQRGIITGYRAVIAENVQGKQGTVFVHVTLQDQRRETFEKFEKVALTCAPIEECHLMSGEADYLLKIVLRDSLSYEDVHRDVLSTMPGVSKLVSQFSIRTVKML from the coding sequence ATGGCCAATTCCGACAAATTTTCCGACCTCGATTCCTTTGATCGTGAACTGATCAAGGTTTTGCGGGCGGATGCGCGCGCCACGGCGGCGGAACTGGGTGAAAAGGTGGGCTTAAGCCCGTCAGCGGCCCACCGCCGCGTCAAGATTTTAGAGCAACGCGGCATCATCACCGGCTACCGCGCCGTCATCGCCGAAAATGTGCAGGGCAAGCAGGGGACGGTGTTTGTCCACGTCACCTTGCAGGACCAGCGTCGTGAGACCTTTGAGAAGTTCGAGAAGGTCGCCTTAACGTGCGCACCGATCGAAGAATGTCACCTGATGTCGGGAGAAGCCGATTATCTGCTGAAAATCGTCTTGCGCGACAGCCTGTCCTATGAAGATGTCCACCGCGATGTCCTGTCGACCATGCCGGGGGTCTCTAAGCTGGTGTCGCAGTTTTCGATCCGCACCGTCAAAATGTTGTAG
- the ald gene encoding alanine dehydrogenase → MKISVPKEIKNHEYRVGLVPDSVAELTHHGHEVYVETLAGDAIGFSDKDYLAVGAVIVATAEEVFAVGDLIVKVKEPQLHECARLHPHQTLFTYLHLAADKPQAQALMASGATCIAYETVTEPQGGLPLLRPMSEVAGRLSVQVGAVYLHKAYGGRGVLLGGVPGVAPGKVVIIGGGVAGLNAAQMAVGLHADVTVLDISAHKLIEIDQTYQGRIKTAYASKAAIAAAVREADLVIGAVLIPGAAAPKLVTRDMVKSMKTGAVMVDIAIDQGGCFETSRPTSHQDPIYIEDGVVHYCVTNMPGAVARTSALALNNATLPFVLKMVRQGVAGALSSDPHLRAGLNIQGGKITHCAVADALNLDYSGLETAT, encoded by the coding sequence ATGAAAATAAGCGTTCCGAAGGAAATCAAGAACCACGAATATCGGGTGGGCTTAGTGCCGGATTCGGTGGCGGAGCTTACCCACCACGGCCACGAGGTCTATGTGGAAACACTGGCCGGGGACGCCATTGGCTTTTCGGATAAGGACTATCTGGCCGTCGGTGCGGTCATTGTCGCCACTGCCGAAGAGGTCTTCGCCGTCGGTGACCTGATCGTCAAGGTCAAGGAACCGCAGCTTCACGAATGTGCCCGCCTGCACCCCCATCAGACCCTGTTCACCTATCTGCATCTGGCCGCTGACAAACCGCAGGCCCAGGCCCTGATGGCGTCGGGGGCGACCTGCATCGCCTATGAGACCGTGACCGAGCCGCAAGGGGGCCTGCCTCTGCTGCGCCCCATGTCCGAAGTGGCGGGCCGGCTCTCGGTTCAGGTCGGGGCCGTTTATCTGCATAAGGCTTACGGTGGACGCGGCGTCCTGTTGGGCGGGGTGCCCGGGGTGGCACCGGGCAAGGTCGTGATCATCGGCGGCGGGGTTGCGGGCCTCAATGCCGCCCAGATGGCGGTGGGCCTTCATGCCGATGTCACGGTGCTTGATATCTCAGCCCATAAGCTGATTGAGATCGACCAGACCTATCAGGGGCGCATCAAAACCGCCTACGCCTCAAAGGCCGCCATTGCCGCCGCCGTCAGGGAGGCTGACCTCGTGATCGGGGCCGTGCTGATCCCCGGAGCGGCTGCCCCTAAGCTGGTTACCCGCGATATGGTCAAGTCGATGAAGACAGGTGCGGTCATGGTTGACATTGCGATTGATCAGGGCGGCTGCTTTGAAACTTCACGCCCGACCTCGCATCAGGACCCGATCTATATCGAAGACGGCGTTGTCCATTACTGCGTCACCAATATGCCGGGGGCTGTGGCGCGCACATCGGCTCTGGCTTTGAATAACGCGACCTTGCCGTTTGTGCTCAAGATGGTGCGGCAGGGTGTCGCAGGGGCCTTGTCCAGCGATCCCCACCTGCGCGCAGGCCTTAATATTCAAGGCGGAAAGATCACCCACTGCGCGGTGGCAGACGCCTTAAATCTTGACTATAGCGGACTTGAAACCGCGACCTGA
- a CDS encoding GNAT family N-acetyltransferase encodes MTGNAANTRPKPVSRPAPGRTHIRQIKADELYIVQSLAQRIWPNSYDGVIAPHQIDAMLAEIYALDTLERDMDALGHVFWIISYAVPGEPPVDTGFASAYKDGSTLWIKKLYILPEYQGLGLGKALMHQALEYFAPATHLSLYVNKGNEKAIDYYKYNGLQVITEVPVRMGPFDFTDYIMTKAL; translated from the coding sequence ATGACAGGGAACGCCGCCAATACCCGCCCAAAACCCGTAAGCCGTCCGGCACCGGGTCGCACCCATATCCGCCAGATCAAGGCGGATGAGCTTTATATCGTGCAGTCTCTGGCCCAGCGGATATGGCCCAACAGCTATGACGGCGTGATCGCGCCGCACCAGATCGACGCCATGCTGGCCGAAATCTATGCGCTTGATACGCTGGAGCGGGACATGGACGCGCTGGGGCATGTGTTCTGGATCATCAGCTACGCCGTGCCCGGTGAGCCGCCGGTCGATACGGGCTTTGCCTCAGCCTATAAGGATGGCTCAACCCTGTGGATCAAGAAGCTTTATATCCTGCCGGAATATCAGGGGCTGGGGCTGGGCAAGGCGTTAATGCATCAGGCGCTTGAGTACTTTGCCCCCGCCACGCACCTGTCGCTCTATGTCAATAAGGGCAACGAAAAGGCCATCGACTATTACAAATATAACGGCCTTCAGGTCATTACCGAAGTGCCGGTGCGCATGGGCCCGTTTGACTTTACCGACTATATTATGACGAAGGCGTTGTAG
- a CDS encoding type II CAAX prenyl endopeptidase Rce1 family protein, with translation MLTWPSRQGWQECLFIAVTATGLIGTIAYATSLIVWQVEAKGIWQSLLFVMLVPAFTEELFFRGVLIPDAGEGPRAQQWFGFGIGLFILWHVIEATTFLKGATLFLKPEFLICAAILGTACACMRYRTGSLWPAVLFHGVLVWAWKSFFGGPSLAELM, from the coding sequence TTGCTGACATGGCCTTCGCGTCAAGGCTGGCAGGAATGTCTTTTTATCGCCGTAACCGCAACGGGCCTGATAGGCACGATAGCATACGCGACCAGCCTGATTGTCTGGCAGGTCGAAGCCAAAGGCATTTGGCAGAGTCTTTTGTTCGTCATGCTGGTGCCCGCCTTTACCGAAGAGCTTTTCTTTCGGGGTGTGTTGATTCCGGATGCCGGAGAGGGGCCGCGGGCCCAACAGTGGTTTGGATTTGGTATCGGCCTGTTCATTCTGTGGCATGTGATCGAAGCCACGACCTTTCTCAAGGGGGCTACGCTGTTCCTGAAACCGGAATTTTTGATATGTGCGGCTATATTAGGAACCGCCTGTGCATGCATGCGCTATCGCACAGGCTCACTATGGCCCGCCGTTTTATTTCATGGTGTGTTGGTCTGGGCTTGGAAAAGCTTTTTCGGCGGACCAAGCCTTGCAGAGCTAATGTAG
- a CDS encoding tetratricopeptide repeat protein — MNKRTKQNWKIWVYVVPIVAVLAGFGYVAYDNWGIQAYPDPIEVERKAAEGGKLSAQVRMAEIYDYGFSVPVDKTEAAKWYRLAAEQGHGGSQYILAEKLMRGEGVPRNEAEAFGWYQKAGFKDHAVARFKAADMLERGIGTDKNLLRAYVEFSRLAKDGDQAAAVRAQALFDQLTPEEKAKAAEYLDEAVKPVALSPGYLNPGDQAPPPTVTE; from the coding sequence ATGAACAAACGGACTAAGCAAAATTGGAAAATCTGGGTCTATGTGGTGCCGATTGTGGCCGTGCTGGCGGGCTTTGGTTATGTCGCCTATGACAATTGGGGCATTCAGGCCTATCCTGACCCGATCGAGGTCGAGCGTAAGGCGGCCGAGGGCGGTAAACTGTCGGCGCAGGTGCGCATGGCCGAAATCTATGACTACGGCTTTTCGGTGCCGGTCGATAAGACTGAGGCTGCGAAGTGGTATCGTCTGGCAGCTGAGCAGGGGCACGGCGGGTCGCAGTACATTCTGGCCGAAAAGCTGATGCGTGGGGAGGGTGTGCCCCGTAACGAAGCTGAGGCCTTTGGCTGGTACCAAAAGGCCGGTTTCAAGGATCACGCTGTCGCGCGCTTTAAAGCCGCCGACATGTTGGAAAGGGGTATAGGGACGGACAAAAACCTGCTCAGGGCCTATGTTGAGTTTTCACGTCTGGCCAAGGACGGCGATCAGGCCGCCGCCGTGCGGGCGCAGGCGTTGTTTGATCAACTTACGCCGGAGGAAAAGGCCAAGGCGGCGGAGTATCTGGATGAGGCAGTTAAGCCCGTAGCGTTATCACCCGGCTATCTAAATCCTGGTGATCAGGCCCCACCGCCTACTGTTACTGAGTAA
- a CDS encoding LemA family protein → MQFAAKLGQSRLGKRIAAFAALAAAAVTLSACGFNTIPTKQEATKAKWADVQSQYQRRADLIPNLVSTVQGAAIQERTTLTEVVEARAKATSVNVDASTITDPAKFQQFQQAQDGLSSALGRLMVVVERYPDLKSNQNFLALQSQLEGTENRINIARNDYNESARDFNTTLRTFPSIVWAKTIYGGEKPFEYFQAAAGAQNAPSVNFDGLKPSDPAPAAPAAAPATVQ, encoded by the coding sequence ATGCAATTCGCAGCTAAACTGGGCCAATCAAGACTGGGTAAGCGTATCGCGGCCTTTGCCGCACTGGCCGCCGCTGCTGTCACCTTATCCGCCTGCGGATTCAACACCATTCCGACCAAGCAGGAAGCCACCAAGGCCAAGTGGGCCGACGTGCAGTCGCAATATCAGCGCCGCGCTGACTTGATCCCCAATCTGGTCTCAACCGTTCAGGGCGCCGCCATTCAGGAGCGCACGACCCTGACCGAAGTGGTCGAAGCCCGCGCCAAGGCGACATCGGTCAATGTGGATGCGTCCACCATCACCGATCCGGCCAAGTTCCAGCAGTTTCAGCAGGCTCAGGACGGCCTGTCGTCGGCTCTGGGCCGCCTGATGGTCGTCGTTGAGCGTTACCCTGACCTAAAATCGAACCAGAACTTCCTGGCCCTGCAATCGCAATTAGAAGGCACGGAAAACCGCATTAATATTGCTCGCAACGATTACAACGAATCGGCGCGCGATTTTAACACGACCTTACGCACCTTCCCGTCGATCGTGTGGGCCAAGACCATCTATGGCGGCGAAAAGCCGTTCGAGTATTTCCAGGCCGCGGCTGGCGCTCAGAACGCCCCTTCGGTTAATTTCGATGGCTTAAAGCCGTCTGATCCGGCACCGGCAGCCCCGGCTGCCGCACCCGCCACAGTTCAGTAG
- a CDS encoding TPM domain-containing protein, with the protein MTNLSVHKARSWGAAVWLALMALVFASAAPLSAAIAEPTFPKLSGRVVDQANLLTPEVEAELTQKLSTLEQTTSDQVVVVTVPDLEGYDIAEYGYKLGRTWGIGQSAENAVGTDITQKNNGVLLIVAPNERKVRIEVGYGLEPVITDALSSVIIQTRIIPQFRQNNYPGGIIAGTDAIIEQLSLDRGVAIDRAKQAAQQQPQEQEIPRWVIILIFILIVMFSRGWLPFFLLGGLGGGGGGWSGGGGGGFGGGGFGGGGGGFGGGGSSGSW; encoded by the coding sequence ATGACTAATTTATCCGTCCATAAGGCACGATCATGGGGTGCGGCTGTTTGGCTCGCCCTGATGGCGCTGGTGTTCGCCAGCGCCGCCCCATTAAGTGCTGCGATTGCCGAACCGACCTTCCCCAAACTAAGCGGTCGCGTCGTCGATCAGGCTAACTTGCTGACGCCAGAGGTTGAGGCCGAGCTGACGCAAAAGCTGTCCACGTTAGAGCAGACCACCTCCGATCAGGTTGTGGTTGTCACGGTGCCCGATCTCGAAGGCTACGACATCGCTGAATATGGCTATAAGCTGGGGCGGACCTGGGGTATCGGTCAGTCAGCCGAAAATGCCGTTGGCACGGATATTACTCAGAAAAACAATGGCGTATTGCTGATTGTCGCGCCCAATGAACGTAAGGTGCGGATTGAGGTCGGTTACGGGCTTGAACCCGTCATTACGGACGCTCTGTCGTCGGTCATCATCCAGACCCGCATTATCCCGCAGTTCCGTCAAAACAACTATCCGGGCGGGATTATTGCTGGCACTGACGCGATTATTGAGCAGCTATCGCTGGATCGCGGCGTGGCCATCGACCGCGCCAAGCAGGCCGCACAGCAACAACCGCAGGAACAGGAAATCCCGCGCTGGGTCATCATTCTGATCTTCATCCTGATTGTCATGTTTTCGCGCGGCTGGCTGCCGTTCTTCCTGCTCGGTGGACTGGGCGGCGGTGGGGGTGGCTGGTCCGGTGGCGGCGGAGGCGGCTTTGGCGGCGGTGGTTTTGGCGGGGGTGGTGGCGGCTTCGGCGGCGGCGGCTCATCAGGCAGTTGGTAG
- a CDS encoding TPM domain-containing protein, with product MALKIDHSRINAAISKAEETTSGEITCVIKSKPLEYPETPLMWATAAALIGPVIMALMGVWPQDWLIHIVPDAAIEWQAAHGQQEFYNRLETIGLYGLVQVILFAIVYGLVTIPKVRLALTPGSIKRKRAHKKAMEQFMARGLHLTKARTGVMIFCALEEHFVDVIADEGIYSKVDHKVWDETVAALISHIKRDDLTGGFEAAVIRCGEVLSAHFPPDAVNLNELPDVLIEI from the coding sequence ATGGCACTTAAAATCGATCACAGCCGCATCAATGCCGCAATCTCAAAGGCCGAGGAAACGACTTCGGGCGAAATCACCTGTGTCATCAAATCAAAGCCGCTGGAATACCCTGAAACCCCGCTGATGTGGGCGACGGCCGCCGCCCTGATCGGGCCGGTTATCATGGCGTTGATGGGGGTTTGGCCGCAGGACTGGCTGATCCATATCGTGCCGGATGCCGCCATTGAGTGGCAGGCTGCTCACGGCCAGCAGGAATTTTATAACCGGCTGGAAACCATCGGCCTTTACGGGCTGGTGCAGGTTATTCTGTTCGCCATAGTTTATGGTCTCGTCACCATCCCCAAAGTGCGTCTGGCCCTGACCCCCGGCAGCATCAAGCGCAAACGCGCCCATAAAAAGGCGATGGAGCAGTTCATGGCCCGCGGCCTGCACTTGACCAAGGCCCGCACCGGCGTGATGATCTTCTGTGCGCTTGAGGAACATTTTGTCGATGTCATCGCCGATGAGGGCATCTATTCCAAGGTCGATCATAAGGTCTGGGATGAAACGGTCGCCGCCCTGATCAGCCATATCAAACGCGACGACCTGACCGGCGGGTTTGAGGCGGCCGTGATCCGCTGCGGCGAGGTTCTAAGTGCGCACTTCCCGCCCGACGCGGTCAATCTCAATGAACTGCCGGACGTGCTGATCGAGATTTAA
- a CDS encoding Hsp70 family protein, with protein MTSRPYCGIDFGTSNSAVCAGFGDRLELVPVEGTSVTLPSALFFNFETETLTFGRAAIGEYLEHFEGRLMRALKSVLGSRLIGETTQIGAGRKDFRAIIGLYIKHLKACAEAHTGETIEDVVLGRPVHFVDEDPEADARAEAELRGIAEAQGFKNISFEYEPLAAARDYESRLTRDEVVLVVDIGGGTSDFSVIKLSPNAKRGDDRTNSILANSGVHIGGTDFDTRLSLNTAMREMGFRSQMKSGLDMPGLYYHQLATWHLINFLYTQKNIAGIRQLHFQAAQPELTQRLVDTVDKQLGHHVANRIEGAKIALSDQEATSVDLSAVDADWLMTINRDTLKAATEREVGRIVDTAVACVTEKAGLERNAIHTLFMTGGSTAMPGFEDAMRAAFPAAAINYGDRFSSVASGLGLAAKERYRIN; from the coding sequence ATGACCTCCCGTCCCTATTGCGGTATCGATTTCGGCACGTCCAATTCAGCGGTGTGCGCGGGATTTGGCGACCGCCTCGAACTGGTGCCGGTCGAAGGCACCTCCGTGACCTTACCGTCGGCCTTATTTTTCAATTTTGAGACCGAGACCCTGACCTTTGGGCGGGCCGCCATCGGTGAATATCTGGAGCACTTTGAGGGCCGCCTGATGCGCGCGCTGAAATCGGTTCTGGGCAGCCGCCTGATCGGAGAAACGACCCAGATCGGTGCGGGCCGCAAAGATTTCCGCGCCATTATCGGGCTCTATATCAAGCACCTGAAAGCCTGCGCCGAAGCCCATACGGGTGAGACTATCGAAGATGTGGTGCTGGGCCGACCCGTTCATTTCGTTGACGAGGACCCAGAGGCAGATGCCCGCGCCGAAGCCGAACTGCGCGGCATAGCCGAGGCGCAAGGCTTCAAAAACATCAGCTTTGAGTATGAACCGCTGGCCGCTGCCCGCGATTATGAAAGCCGTCTGACGCGCGATGAGGTCGTGCTGGTCGTCGATATCGGCGGGGGCACGTCCGACTTTTCGGTGATCAAGCTGTCGCCCAACGCCAAACGTGGCGATGACCGTACAAACAGCATTCTGGCCAATTCAGGCGTCCACATCGGCGGTACGGATTTCGATACGCGCCTGAGCCTTAACACCGCCATGCGTGAGATGGGCTTCCGCTCGCAGATGAAAAGCGGTCTGGATATGCCGGGGCTTTATTATCACCAACTGGCGACCTGGCACCTGATCAATTTTCTATATACGCAAAAGAATATAGCGGGCATCCGGCAACTGCATTTTCAGGCGGCGCAACCCGAATTGACGCAGAGGCTGGTTGATACGGTAGATAAGCAACTGGGCCATCATGTCGCCAACCGGATTGAGGGCGCCAAGATCGCTTTGTCGGATCAGGAGGCAACCTCAGTTGACCTCAGCGCCGTTGATGCGGACTGGCTGATGACCATCAACCGCGACACCCTCAAAGCCGCGACCGAGCGCGAAGTTGGCCGTATTGTCGATACGGCGGTGGCCTGCGTTACCGAAAAAGCAGGTCTGGAACGCAATGCCATCCACACCCTGTTTATGACCGGGGGTTCGACCGCCATGCCGGGCTTTGAAGACGCCATGCGCGCCGCGTTTCCTGCCGCCGCTATTAACTACGGCGACCGCTTTTCGTCGGTGGCGTCGGGTTTGGGGCTGGCCGCTAAAGAGCGGTACAGAATCAATTAG
- a CDS encoding YerC/YecD family TrpR-related protein, with amino-acid sequence MPPPSDDDILVRAILSLQSEAEVKAFLDDLCTPSELRAFAERFKVARLLDEGQSSYREISEKTGASTTTVTRVARFLRDMPHQGYRRVLDRLKADKE; translated from the coding sequence ATGCCCCCCCCCTCCGATGATGACATCCTTGTCCGCGCTATCCTGAGCCTTCAGTCCGAGGCTGAGGTGAAGGCGTTTCTGGACGACCTATGTACACCGTCGGAACTGCGCGCCTTTGCCGAGCGGTTCAAAGTCGCGCGCCTGCTGGACGAAGGGCAGTCGTCCTACCGCGAAATCTCCGAAAAGACCGGAGCGTCAACCACCACCGTTACCCGCGTGGCGCGTTTCCTGCGCGACATGCCTCATCAAGGTTACCGGCGTGTGCTGGACCGCCTCAAAGCCGATAAAGAGTAG